In Streptomyces sp. TS71-3, the following proteins share a genomic window:
- a CDS encoding LacI family DNA-binding transcriptional regulator yields MPPAQRHPTMADVAQRAGVSVSTVSRTLRGLSTVSPDARRRVEEAARELSFVISRQASGLVTGKTGAVAVLVPTLKSWFVGAALSGLGEVLLGTGLDLLVYSVSDLAERAAFFDRLPARRNADALLVVSFDLTEQESARLDDLGIPIVYVSQQAPGRASVYVDDVAGARAGVRHLVNLGHRRIAYVHAARGPSGFSFSSQRRFLGYREALAEAGIGLDEQLVVDVLASGRRGAEEAVGGLLGLREPPTAIFAEIDQVAIEVMGVLRSAGLDVPGRVSVLGFDDHEMAEWMQLSTIAQPAEDIGRAAGELARSLIDDPDADPARHRVLPTRLIPRASTAPLRTPHPRPAPDAGSTAERSTAEGSTRTAG; encoded by the coding sequence ATGCCGCCCGCTCAGCGCCATCCGACCATGGCCGATGTGGCCCAGCGCGCCGGAGTCTCCGTCTCCACGGTCTCGCGCACCCTGCGCGGGCTGTCCACGGTCTCGCCGGACGCGCGGCGCCGGGTGGAGGAGGCCGCCCGGGAGCTGTCGTTCGTGATCTCCCGTCAGGCCTCGGGGCTGGTCACCGGGAAGACCGGCGCCGTGGCGGTGCTGGTGCCCACGCTGAAGTCCTGGTTCGTCGGCGCGGCGCTCTCGGGACTCGGCGAGGTGCTCCTCGGCACCGGACTCGACCTGCTGGTGTACAGCGTCTCCGACCTGGCCGAGCGCGCCGCGTTCTTCGACCGCCTCCCGGCCCGCCGCAACGCCGACGCGCTCCTCGTGGTCTCCTTCGACCTCACCGAGCAGGAGAGCGCCCGGCTCGACGACCTCGGCATCCCCATCGTCTACGTCAGCCAGCAGGCACCGGGCCGCGCCAGCGTCTACGTCGACGATGTCGCGGGCGCCCGGGCCGGGGTGCGCCACCTCGTCAACCTGGGCCACCGGCGGATCGCCTACGTGCACGCGGCGCGGGGCCCGTCCGGGTTCTCGTTCAGCTCCCAGCGGCGGTTCCTCGGCTACCGGGAGGCGCTCGCCGAGGCGGGCATCGGCCTGGACGAGCAGCTGGTGGTGGACGTCCTCGCGAGCGGCAGACGGGGAGCCGAGGAGGCGGTGGGCGGGCTGCTCGGCCTCCGCGAGCCGCCCACGGCGATCTTCGCGGAGATAGACCAGGTCGCCATCGAGGTGATGGGCGTGCTGCGCAGCGCCGGCCTCGACGTGCCGGGCCGGGTGTCCGTGCTCGGCTTCGACGACCACGAGATGGCGGAGTGGATGCAGCTGTCGACCATCGCCCAGCCCGCGGAGGACATCGGCCGCGCCGCCGGCGAGCTGGCCCGCTCGCTCATCGACGACCCCGACGCCGACCCGGCCAGGCACCGCGTCCTGCCCACCCGGCTCATCCCGCGCGCGAGCACGGCGCCCCTGCGCACCCCGCACCCGCGCCCCGCCCCGGACGCCGGGTCCACGGCGGAGAGGTCCACGGCGGAGGGGTCCACGCGGACGGCGGGCTGA
- a CDS encoding aminoglycoside phosphotransferase family protein, translating into MDEARAREVLAAAGGLPAGAAAGARLLALGENAVFAAGDVVVKVGRSAELLERARRELLVAGWLAAAEVPAVRAAEPEPLLVDGCPVTVWRRLPERVRPAGPADLAVLLSRVHALPAPPFELPRRELLGGVERWLRLAGAAIDPADAAYLRERRDGFASAAAALTPHLPPGSIHGDALPRNVHVGPDGPVLVDLETFSSDLREHDLVVMALSRDRYGLGDTAYEEFTTAYGWDVREWDGCGVLRGARETASCAWAAQHAPANPKALAEFQRRVASLREGDETVRWYPF; encoded by the coding sequence GTGGACGAGGCGCGGGCGCGCGAGGTGCTGGCGGCGGCCGGAGGGCTGCCCGCCGGGGCGGCGGCGGGGGCCCGACTGCTGGCGCTGGGCGAGAACGCGGTGTTCGCGGCCGGCGACGTGGTGGTCAAGGTCGGCCGGAGCGCCGAGCTGCTGGAAAGGGCGCGGCGGGAACTGCTCGTGGCCGGCTGGCTCGCCGCCGCCGAGGTTCCCGCGGTACGCGCCGCGGAGCCGGAACCGCTGCTGGTCGACGGGTGCCCGGTCACCGTCTGGCGCCGGCTGCCCGAGCGGGTGCGCCCGGCCGGTCCCGCGGACCTGGCGGTGCTGCTGAGCCGGGTACACGCCCTGCCGGCGCCCCCGTTCGAGCTGCCGCGGCGGGAACTCCTCGGTGGCGTCGAGCGCTGGCTGCGCCTCGCGGGCGCGGCGATCGACCCGGCCGACGCAGCGTATCTGCGCGAGCGCCGCGACGGCTTCGCCTCGGCGGCCGCAGCGCTCACCCCGCACCTGCCGCCGGGCTCCATCCACGGCGACGCGCTGCCACGCAACGTCCACGTCGGCCCGGACGGCCCGGTCCTGGTCGACCTGGAGACGTTCTCCTCGGACCTGCGCGAGCACGACCTCGTGGTGATGGCGCTCTCCCGCGACCGCTACGGGCTCGGGGACACCGCCTATGAGGAGTTCACCACCGCGTACGGCTGGGACGTGCGGGAGTGGGACGGGTGCGGGGTGCTGCGCGGCGCGCGGGAGACGGCGAGCTGCGCGTGGGCGGCCCAGCACGCCCCCGCGAACCCCAAGGCCCTCGCGGAGTTCCAGCGCCGGGTGGCGTCCCTGAGGGAGGGGGACGAGACGGTGCGGTGGTATCCGTTCTGA